A single genomic interval of Scatophagus argus isolate fScaArg1 chromosome 22, fScaArg1.pri, whole genome shotgun sequence harbors:
- the si:dkey-14d8.1 gene encoding zinc finger protein 184 isoform X2: protein MEKRSNTTGALPLASLRLMASPLQLTYSYMWQVIRQRNVKLYGKVEEFVTMVTQTVPELMSFKQTAQLILGLRARIILDLLHKEGPPDSKAIQTLINKLKVSAPSVDSEVEKSQTNFMVLVQNLLKNPAERKRFFQEVFPVQYGTKFDTALQALIAGLVCKLEQLLPVPNLSQLGTMISTEPTVLEACGGLIPDSSDLKTLLLHQQAKGLLGVKATISSSVGDCVLSSLAFRSKPVEPPAPPKSPKRLEVAVNETSPTSLSETEDLGVMSDDSDSPAVPNTGPQRRGQYSLRTTDGSAAKEKSVTTRDQTESLVQEKSCTQEQSAMTLQNKEDHAAPAAPEKPQAQRELPLKSIPFRVVQIPVKTASTIQNAGSAGTKDGQKPHTQRVTLHQWVSQIATNSISLPALPPLPPAKFSAGDDLKPSIRKKKQIRPPADRFTCGVCDKSFPYQSKLMDHERIHTGEKPFICTACNKSFRTQAFLNNHLKTHSTVRPYACGQCGKCFTKLQTLTKHMLAHSGQKPFYCNICNKGFTQSTYFKRHMECHTSQMTFPCKHCSKSFPTAFKLSNHERWHTRDRPHMCERCGKRFLVPSLLKRHMGYHIGDRQYLCSQCGKTFVYLSDLKRHQQDHVPKAKIPCPVCQKKFSSKYCLRVHLRIHTRERPYRCSICEKSFTQVGNLKVHIRLHTNERPFSCDVCGKTYKLASHLNVHKRTHTCKKPWTCDTCGKGFSVPGLLKKHEQLHTRDANPDFSGKRRHRGKHKKHSLKRKYDEEDEGSDDY, encoded by the exons ATGGAGAAACGATCCAATACTACAG GTGCCCTTCCCCTGGCCTCCCTTCGATTGATGGCCTCCCCTCTGCAGCTGACCTACTCGTACATGTGGCAGGTCATACGGCAGAGAAATGTGAAGCTGTATGGGAAAGTGGAGGAGTTTGTCACCATGGTGACACAGACCGTTCCTGAGCTTATGAGTTTCAAGCAGACAGCCCAACTCATTTTGGGGCTGAGAGCAAGG ATCATTTTGGATTTGCTTCACAAAGAGGGCCCACCAGATTCCAAGGCCATTCAAACTCTAATAAATAAGTTGAAGGTCTCTGCACCTTCAGTG GATTCAGAAGTGGAAAAATCTCAAACAAACTTCATGGTTCTGGTCCAGAATCTGCTTAAAAACCCAGCTGAGAGGAAGCGCTTCTTCCAG gaagTTTTCCCTGTTCAGTATGGCACAAAGTTTGATACAGCACTGCAGGCTCTgattgcaggtctggtgtgcAAGCTAGAGCAACTTCTTCCTGTTCCCAATCTGTCACAG CTTGGTACCATGATTTCAACAGAGCCCACTGTCCTGGAGGCATGTGGAGGCTTGATCCCTGACTCCAGCGACCTGAAGACTCTCCTTCTACACCAGCAGGCAAAGGGACTCCTTGGTGTTAAAG CAACCATCTCATCCTCAGTGGGCGACTGTGTGCTCTCTTCACTCGCCTTCCGTTCCAAACCGGTAgaaccaccagcaccacccaAATCACCAAAGCGATTAGAGGTTGCCGTCAACGAAACAAGCCCAACCTCCCTCAGTGAAACCGAAGACTTGGGAGTGATGTCAGATGACTCTGACAGCCCAGCAGTCCCTAATACAGGACCACAAAGAAGAGGGCAATACAGTCTTAGAACAACTGATGGCAGTGCTGCAAAGGAAAAGAGTGTAACAACAAGAGATCAGACAGAAAGTTTGGTGCAAGAGAAGAGTtgtacacaggaacagtctgccATGACACTACAAAACAAAGAGGACCatgcagcaccagcagcaccagagAAACCACAAGCACAACGGGAGCTGCCCTTAAAATCAATCCCCTTCAGGGTAGTTCAAATTCCAGTCAAAACTGCATCCACCATACAGAATGCGGGCAGTGCAGGAACAAAAGACGGCCAAAAGCCACACACTCAGCGAGTCACATTACACCAGTGGGTGTCGCAGATTGCCACCAACTCCATCTCACTCCCAGCCCTGCCGCCACTTCCTCCAGCCAAATTCAGTGCAGGGGATGACTTAAAGCCCAGcataagaaaaaagaagcagatTAGACCTCCAGCTGATAGGTTCACTTGCGGTGTTTGCGATAAGAGTTTCCCTTATCAGTCCAAGCTAATGGACCACGAGCGCAttcacacaggagagaagccGTTCATTTGCACGGCATGCAACAAAAGCTTCAGAACACAGGCGTTCCTCAACAACCACCTGAAGACCCACAGCACGGTCCGTCCTTATGCCTGTGGACAGTGCGGCAAGTGTTTCACCAAATTGCAGACCTTGACGAAGCACATGCTGGCCCACAGTGGCCAAAAGCCCTTCTACTGCAACATCTGTAACAAAGGCTTCACGCAGTCCACCTACTTCAAAAGACACATGGAGTGCCACACAAGCCAGATGACATTCCCCTGCAAGCACTGCAGCAAAAGCTTCCCTACGGCTTTCAAGCTGTCGAACCACGAGCGTTGGCACACCAGAGATCGTCCTCACATGTGCGAGCGTTGCGGGAAGAGATTCCTCGTCCCCAGCTTGCTGAAGAGACACATGGGCTACCACATTGGTGACCGTCAGTATCTCTGCTCCCAGTGCGGGAAGACCTTTGTCTATTTGTCTGACCTGAAGAGGCACCAGCAAGACCACGTGCCTAAAGCGAAGATCCCTTGCCCTGTTTGCCAAAAGAAGTTTTCAAGCAAGTACTGCCTGAGGGTTCACCTGAGGATCCACACCAGAGAGAGACCCTACCGGTGCTCCATATGTGAAAAGAGCTTCACTCAAGTCGGGAATCTGAAGGTCCACATCAGGTTACACACCAACGAGCGCCCGttcagctgtgatgtgtgtggaAAGACCTACAAGTTGGCATCCCATCTGAATGTCCACAAAAGAACTCATACGTGCAAGAAGCCCTGGACGTGTGACACATGCGGAAAGGGATTCTCCGTCCCCGGCCTTCTTAAGAAGCACGAGCAGCTGCATACGAGGGACGCTAACCCTGACTTCTCTGGTAAACGGAGACACAGGGGTAAGCACAAGAAGCACTCCCTCAAGAGGAAgtatgatgaggaggatgaaggcaGTGATGATTATTAG
- the LOC124053641 gene encoding high-affinity choline transporter 1-like isoform X1, producing the protein MAVNWPGLLSIGVFYMIVLGIGIWASRKSKREEKKCTGNQSEVTMIGGRNLNIWVSIFTMTATWVGGGYILGCAEVVYNPTRGLVWAIGPIAFAMNQILGALFFVKPIRSKNYVTLMDPFQRKYGNTVAAVIFIPALLADILWVACILGALGGTVSVVMDISSRLAVSISAAVAILYTLMGGLYSVAYTDVIQLTFMFLGLWFCVPFILTSPSSANFTVASVTKLHQEPWIGKLELEDTGCWIDDLLLLGIGGICYQAFYQRVLSTATDAQAKITCYAGAVLCPILGIPSLIIGAAAASTNWNQTTYGSPSPYEQGKSGMILPIALQHLCPFYVSLVAIGALTASVMSSVDSSLLSAASQLGRNIFKNIVYKQASEKMIIVVVKVSVLLCGLTGAILAMTSRSVHLLWIVSGDVLYTMMTPQVTCIFYLPQWVNKYGAFSGCVLALLLRGLVGEPVIGLPDVLPLPWDKIQVDGHRYRLFPFRTAIMLISTGTILLVSRFTMWLSRKGLLRRLSDAEMDANIHYMAPVKTDVEEKDRLNKEESLSSSQAGNEEGLKC; encoded by the exons ATGGCAGTGAATTGGCCAGGACTGCTGTCCATAGGAGTGTTTTATATGATCGTACTGGGCATAGGTATCTGGGCATCCAGGAAGTCCAAACGTGAAGAGAAGAAGTGCACTGGGAACCAAAGTGAAGTTACAATGATTGGAGGGCGGAACCTAAACATCTGGGTCAGCATCTTTACTATGACAG CTACTTGGGTGGGAGGAGGCTATATTTTGGGTTGTGCTGAAGTGGTCTACAATCCAACAAGGGGATTGGTGTGGGCCATTGGACCCATTGCCTTTGCCATGAACCAGATTTTAG GTGCACTCTTCTTTGTCAAACCTATTCGGTCAAAGAACTACGTCACTCTTATGGATCCATTTCAAAGAAAATATGGCAACACTGTAGCAGCTGTTATTTTCATTCCTGCTCTACTTGCCGATATCTTGTGGGTGGCATGTATTCTTGGTGCACTGG GAGGGACAGTCAGTGTGGTCATGGATATTTCCTCCAGGCTGGCTGTGagcatctctgctgctgttgcaatCCTTTACACACTGATGGGAGGACTGTACTCTGTGGCCTATACTGATGTCATCCAGCTCACCTTTATGTTCCTTGGCTTG TGGTTTTGTGTCCCTTTTATCCTGACAAGCCCCTCCTCTGCTAACTTTACTGTTGCCTCTGTGACCAAGCTGCATCAGGAGCCATGGATCGGCAAACTGGAGCTGGAGGATACGGGTTGTTGGATAGATGACCTACTGCTATTG GGCATTGGGGGGATCTGTTACCAGGCGTTCTACCAGAGAGTCCTATCCACAGCCACTGATGCCCAAGCTAAGATCACCTGCTACGCTGGGGCAGTTTTATGTCCAATCCTTGGCATCCCTTCACTCATCAttggggcagcagcagcatctaCCA ACTGGAACCAGACCACCTACGGTTCACCCAGCCCCTACGAACAGGGCAAATCTGGTATGATCCTGCCAATAGCTCTTCAGCATCTTTGTCCTTTCTACGTCTCACTGGTTGCTATCGGGGCTCTCACTGCTTCTGTGATGTCGTCAGTTGACTCTTCACTTCTTTCTGCTGCCTCCCAGCTGGGCAGAAATATCTTTAAGAACATCGTCTACAAACAA gCATCAGAAAAAATGATTATTGTGGTGGTTAAAGTGTCTGTCCTCCTGTGTGGACTGACAGGAGCAATCCTGGCCATGACATCAAGGTCTGTTCACCTGCTCTGGATAGTCAGTGGGGATGTCTTGTATACAATGATGACTCCCCAGGTGACCTGCATCTTCTACTTACCTCAGTGGGTGAACAAATACGGGGCCTTTTCCGGTTGTGTGTTGGCTCTACTGCTGAGAGGTCTGGTCGGGGAACCCGTGATAGGCCTTCCTGACGTGCTGCCCCTGCCGTGGGACAAAATACAAGTGGACGGTCACCGATACCGCTTGTTCCCATTTCGCACTGCCATCATGCTCATCAGCACTGGGACTATTTTACTCGTATCACGCTTTACTATGTGGCTGTCCAGAAAGGGGCTGCTTAGAAGACTAAGTGATGCCGAAATGGATGCAAACATACATTACATGGCACCAGTTAAAACAGATGTGGAGGAAAAGGACAGACTAAATAAAGAAGAGTCTCTGTCGTCCTCCCAAGCAGGCAATGAGGAAGGGCTAAAATGTTAA
- the LOC124053641 gene encoding high affinity choline transporter 1-like isoform X3, with the protein MAVNWPGLLSIGVFYMIVLGIGIWASRKSKREEKKCTGNQSEVTMIGGRNLNIWVSIFTMTATWVGGGYILGCAEVVYNPTRGLVWAIGPIAFAMNQILGALFFVKPIRSKNYVTLMDPFQRKYGNTVAAVIFIPALLADILWVACILGALGGTVSVVMDISSRLAWFCVPFILTSPSSANFTVASVTKLHQEPWIGKLELEDTGCWIDDLLLLGIGGICYQAFYQRVLSTATDAQAKITCYAGAVLCPILGIPSLIIGAAAASTNWNQTTYGSPSPYEQGKSGMILPIALQHLCPFYVSLVAIGALTASVMSSVDSSLLSAASQLGRNIFKNIVYKQASEKMIIVVVKVSVLLCGLTGAILAMTSRSVHLLWIVSGDVLYTMMTPQVTCIFYLPQWVNKYGAFSGCVLALLLRGLVGEPVIGLPDVLPLPWDKIQVDGHRYRLFPFRTAIMLISTGTILLVSRFTMWLSRKGLLRRLSDAEMDANIHYMAPVKTDVEEKDRLNKEESLSSSQAGNEEGLKC; encoded by the exons ATGGCAGTGAATTGGCCAGGACTGCTGTCCATAGGAGTGTTTTATATGATCGTACTGGGCATAGGTATCTGGGCATCCAGGAAGTCCAAACGTGAAGAGAAGAAGTGCACTGGGAACCAAAGTGAAGTTACAATGATTGGAGGGCGGAACCTAAACATCTGGGTCAGCATCTTTACTATGACAG CTACTTGGGTGGGAGGAGGCTATATTTTGGGTTGTGCTGAAGTGGTCTACAATCCAACAAGGGGATTGGTGTGGGCCATTGGACCCATTGCCTTTGCCATGAACCAGATTTTAG GTGCACTCTTCTTTGTCAAACCTATTCGGTCAAAGAACTACGTCACTCTTATGGATCCATTTCAAAGAAAATATGGCAACACTGTAGCAGCTGTTATTTTCATTCCTGCTCTACTTGCCGATATCTTGTGGGTGGCATGTATTCTTGGTGCACTGG GAGGGACAGTCAGTGTGGTCATGGATATTTCCTCCAGGCTGGCT TGGTTTTGTGTCCCTTTTATCCTGACAAGCCCCTCCTCTGCTAACTTTACTGTTGCCTCTGTGACCAAGCTGCATCAGGAGCCATGGATCGGCAAACTGGAGCTGGAGGATACGGGTTGTTGGATAGATGACCTACTGCTATTG GGCATTGGGGGGATCTGTTACCAGGCGTTCTACCAGAGAGTCCTATCCACAGCCACTGATGCCCAAGCTAAGATCACCTGCTACGCTGGGGCAGTTTTATGTCCAATCCTTGGCATCCCTTCACTCATCAttggggcagcagcagcatctaCCA ACTGGAACCAGACCACCTACGGTTCACCCAGCCCCTACGAACAGGGCAAATCTGGTATGATCCTGCCAATAGCTCTTCAGCATCTTTGTCCTTTCTACGTCTCACTGGTTGCTATCGGGGCTCTCACTGCTTCTGTGATGTCGTCAGTTGACTCTTCACTTCTTTCTGCTGCCTCCCAGCTGGGCAGAAATATCTTTAAGAACATCGTCTACAAACAA gCATCAGAAAAAATGATTATTGTGGTGGTTAAAGTGTCTGTCCTCCTGTGTGGACTGACAGGAGCAATCCTGGCCATGACATCAAGGTCTGTTCACCTGCTCTGGATAGTCAGTGGGGATGTCTTGTATACAATGATGACTCCCCAGGTGACCTGCATCTTCTACTTACCTCAGTGGGTGAACAAATACGGGGCCTTTTCCGGTTGTGTGTTGGCTCTACTGCTGAGAGGTCTGGTCGGGGAACCCGTGATAGGCCTTCCTGACGTGCTGCCCCTGCCGTGGGACAAAATACAAGTGGACGGTCACCGATACCGCTTGTTCCCATTTCGCACTGCCATCATGCTCATCAGCACTGGGACTATTTTACTCGTATCACGCTTTACTATGTGGCTGTCCAGAAAGGGGCTGCTTAGAAGACTAAGTGATGCCGAAATGGATGCAAACATACATTACATGGCACCAGTTAAAACAGATGTGGAGGAAAAGGACAGACTAAATAAAGAAGAGTCTCTGTCGTCCTCCCAAGCAGGCAATGAGGAAGGGCTAAAATGTTAA
- the LOC124053641 gene encoding high-affinity choline transporter 1-like isoform X2, with product MAVNWPGLLSIGVFYMIVLGIGIWASRKSKREEKKCTGNQSEVTMIGGRNLNIWVSIFTMTATWVGGGYILGCAEVVYNPTRGLVWAIGPIAFAMNQILGALFFVKPIRSKNYVTLMDPFQRKYGNTVAAVIFIPALLADILWVACILGALGGTVSVVMDISSRLAVSISAAVAILYTLMGGLYSVAYTDVIQLTFMFLGLLHQEPWIGKLELEDTGCWIDDLLLLGIGGICYQAFYQRVLSTATDAQAKITCYAGAVLCPILGIPSLIIGAAAASTNWNQTTYGSPSPYEQGKSGMILPIALQHLCPFYVSLVAIGALTASVMSSVDSSLLSAASQLGRNIFKNIVYKQASEKMIIVVVKVSVLLCGLTGAILAMTSRSVHLLWIVSGDVLYTMMTPQVTCIFYLPQWVNKYGAFSGCVLALLLRGLVGEPVIGLPDVLPLPWDKIQVDGHRYRLFPFRTAIMLISTGTILLVSRFTMWLSRKGLLRRLSDAEMDANIHYMAPVKTDVEEKDRLNKEESLSSSQAGNEEGLKC from the exons ATGGCAGTGAATTGGCCAGGACTGCTGTCCATAGGAGTGTTTTATATGATCGTACTGGGCATAGGTATCTGGGCATCCAGGAAGTCCAAACGTGAAGAGAAGAAGTGCACTGGGAACCAAAGTGAAGTTACAATGATTGGAGGGCGGAACCTAAACATCTGGGTCAGCATCTTTACTATGACAG CTACTTGGGTGGGAGGAGGCTATATTTTGGGTTGTGCTGAAGTGGTCTACAATCCAACAAGGGGATTGGTGTGGGCCATTGGACCCATTGCCTTTGCCATGAACCAGATTTTAG GTGCACTCTTCTTTGTCAAACCTATTCGGTCAAAGAACTACGTCACTCTTATGGATCCATTTCAAAGAAAATATGGCAACACTGTAGCAGCTGTTATTTTCATTCCTGCTCTACTTGCCGATATCTTGTGGGTGGCATGTATTCTTGGTGCACTGG GAGGGACAGTCAGTGTGGTCATGGATATTTCCTCCAGGCTGGCTGTGagcatctctgctgctgttgcaatCCTTTACACACTGATGGGAGGACTGTACTCTGTGGCCTATACTGATGTCATCCAGCTCACCTTTATGTTCCTTGGCTTG CTGCATCAGGAGCCATGGATCGGCAAACTGGAGCTGGAGGATACGGGTTGTTGGATAGATGACCTACTGCTATTG GGCATTGGGGGGATCTGTTACCAGGCGTTCTACCAGAGAGTCCTATCCACAGCCACTGATGCCCAAGCTAAGATCACCTGCTACGCTGGGGCAGTTTTATGTCCAATCCTTGGCATCCCTTCACTCATCAttggggcagcagcagcatctaCCA ACTGGAACCAGACCACCTACGGTTCACCCAGCCCCTACGAACAGGGCAAATCTGGTATGATCCTGCCAATAGCTCTTCAGCATCTTTGTCCTTTCTACGTCTCACTGGTTGCTATCGGGGCTCTCACTGCTTCTGTGATGTCGTCAGTTGACTCTTCACTTCTTTCTGCTGCCTCCCAGCTGGGCAGAAATATCTTTAAGAACATCGTCTACAAACAA gCATCAGAAAAAATGATTATTGTGGTGGTTAAAGTGTCTGTCCTCCTGTGTGGACTGACAGGAGCAATCCTGGCCATGACATCAAGGTCTGTTCACCTGCTCTGGATAGTCAGTGGGGATGTCTTGTATACAATGATGACTCCCCAGGTGACCTGCATCTTCTACTTACCTCAGTGGGTGAACAAATACGGGGCCTTTTCCGGTTGTGTGTTGGCTCTACTGCTGAGAGGTCTGGTCGGGGAACCCGTGATAGGCCTTCCTGACGTGCTGCCCCTGCCGTGGGACAAAATACAAGTGGACGGTCACCGATACCGCTTGTTCCCATTTCGCACTGCCATCATGCTCATCAGCACTGGGACTATTTTACTCGTATCACGCTTTACTATGTGGCTGTCCAGAAAGGGGCTGCTTAGAAGACTAAGTGATGCCGAAATGGATGCAAACATACATTACATGGCACCAGTTAAAACAGATGTGGAGGAAAAGGACAGACTAAATAAAGAAGAGTCTCTGTCGTCCTCCCAAGCAGGCAATGAGGAAGGGCTAAAATGTTAA
- the si:dkey-14d8.1 gene encoding zinc finger protein 184 isoform X1: MEKRSNTTGALPLASLRLMASPLQLTYSYMWQVIRQRNVKLYGKVEEFVTMVTQTVPELMSFKQTAQLILGLRARIILDLLHKEGPPDSKAIQTLINKLKVSAPSVKDSEVEKSQTNFMVLVQNLLKNPAERKRFFQEVFPVQYGTKFDTALQALIAGLVCKLEQLLPVPNLSQLGTMISTEPTVLEACGGLIPDSSDLKTLLLHQQAKGLLGVKATISSSVGDCVLSSLAFRSKPVEPPAPPKSPKRLEVAVNETSPTSLSETEDLGVMSDDSDSPAVPNTGPQRRGQYSLRTTDGSAAKEKSVTTRDQTESLVQEKSCTQEQSAMTLQNKEDHAAPAAPEKPQAQRELPLKSIPFRVVQIPVKTASTIQNAGSAGTKDGQKPHTQRVTLHQWVSQIATNSISLPALPPLPPAKFSAGDDLKPSIRKKKQIRPPADRFTCGVCDKSFPYQSKLMDHERIHTGEKPFICTACNKSFRTQAFLNNHLKTHSTVRPYACGQCGKCFTKLQTLTKHMLAHSGQKPFYCNICNKGFTQSTYFKRHMECHTSQMTFPCKHCSKSFPTAFKLSNHERWHTRDRPHMCERCGKRFLVPSLLKRHMGYHIGDRQYLCSQCGKTFVYLSDLKRHQQDHVPKAKIPCPVCQKKFSSKYCLRVHLRIHTRERPYRCSICEKSFTQVGNLKVHIRLHTNERPFSCDVCGKTYKLASHLNVHKRTHTCKKPWTCDTCGKGFSVPGLLKKHEQLHTRDANPDFSGKRRHRGKHKKHSLKRKYDEEDEGSDDY; encoded by the exons ATGGAGAAACGATCCAATACTACAG GTGCCCTTCCCCTGGCCTCCCTTCGATTGATGGCCTCCCCTCTGCAGCTGACCTACTCGTACATGTGGCAGGTCATACGGCAGAGAAATGTGAAGCTGTATGGGAAAGTGGAGGAGTTTGTCACCATGGTGACACAGACCGTTCCTGAGCTTATGAGTTTCAAGCAGACAGCCCAACTCATTTTGGGGCTGAGAGCAAGG ATCATTTTGGATTTGCTTCACAAAGAGGGCCCACCAGATTCCAAGGCCATTCAAACTCTAATAAATAAGTTGAAGGTCTCTGCACCTTCAGTG AAGGATTCAGAAGTGGAAAAATCTCAAACAAACTTCATGGTTCTGGTCCAGAATCTGCTTAAAAACCCAGCTGAGAGGAAGCGCTTCTTCCAG gaagTTTTCCCTGTTCAGTATGGCACAAAGTTTGATACAGCACTGCAGGCTCTgattgcaggtctggtgtgcAAGCTAGAGCAACTTCTTCCTGTTCCCAATCTGTCACAG CTTGGTACCATGATTTCAACAGAGCCCACTGTCCTGGAGGCATGTGGAGGCTTGATCCCTGACTCCAGCGACCTGAAGACTCTCCTTCTACACCAGCAGGCAAAGGGACTCCTTGGTGTTAAAG CAACCATCTCATCCTCAGTGGGCGACTGTGTGCTCTCTTCACTCGCCTTCCGTTCCAAACCGGTAgaaccaccagcaccacccaAATCACCAAAGCGATTAGAGGTTGCCGTCAACGAAACAAGCCCAACCTCCCTCAGTGAAACCGAAGACTTGGGAGTGATGTCAGATGACTCTGACAGCCCAGCAGTCCCTAATACAGGACCACAAAGAAGAGGGCAATACAGTCTTAGAACAACTGATGGCAGTGCTGCAAAGGAAAAGAGTGTAACAACAAGAGATCAGACAGAAAGTTTGGTGCAAGAGAAGAGTtgtacacaggaacagtctgccATGACACTACAAAACAAAGAGGACCatgcagcaccagcagcaccagagAAACCACAAGCACAACGGGAGCTGCCCTTAAAATCAATCCCCTTCAGGGTAGTTCAAATTCCAGTCAAAACTGCATCCACCATACAGAATGCGGGCAGTGCAGGAACAAAAGACGGCCAAAAGCCACACACTCAGCGAGTCACATTACACCAGTGGGTGTCGCAGATTGCCACCAACTCCATCTCACTCCCAGCCCTGCCGCCACTTCCTCCAGCCAAATTCAGTGCAGGGGATGACTTAAAGCCCAGcataagaaaaaagaagcagatTAGACCTCCAGCTGATAGGTTCACTTGCGGTGTTTGCGATAAGAGTTTCCCTTATCAGTCCAAGCTAATGGACCACGAGCGCAttcacacaggagagaagccGTTCATTTGCACGGCATGCAACAAAAGCTTCAGAACACAGGCGTTCCTCAACAACCACCTGAAGACCCACAGCACGGTCCGTCCTTATGCCTGTGGACAGTGCGGCAAGTGTTTCACCAAATTGCAGACCTTGACGAAGCACATGCTGGCCCACAGTGGCCAAAAGCCCTTCTACTGCAACATCTGTAACAAAGGCTTCACGCAGTCCACCTACTTCAAAAGACACATGGAGTGCCACACAAGCCAGATGACATTCCCCTGCAAGCACTGCAGCAAAAGCTTCCCTACGGCTTTCAAGCTGTCGAACCACGAGCGTTGGCACACCAGAGATCGTCCTCACATGTGCGAGCGTTGCGGGAAGAGATTCCTCGTCCCCAGCTTGCTGAAGAGACACATGGGCTACCACATTGGTGACCGTCAGTATCTCTGCTCCCAGTGCGGGAAGACCTTTGTCTATTTGTCTGACCTGAAGAGGCACCAGCAAGACCACGTGCCTAAAGCGAAGATCCCTTGCCCTGTTTGCCAAAAGAAGTTTTCAAGCAAGTACTGCCTGAGGGTTCACCTGAGGATCCACACCAGAGAGAGACCCTACCGGTGCTCCATATGTGAAAAGAGCTTCACTCAAGTCGGGAATCTGAAGGTCCACATCAGGTTACACACCAACGAGCGCCCGttcagctgtgatgtgtgtggaAAGACCTACAAGTTGGCATCCCATCTGAATGTCCACAAAAGAACTCATACGTGCAAGAAGCCCTGGACGTGTGACACATGCGGAAAGGGATTCTCCGTCCCCGGCCTTCTTAAGAAGCACGAGCAGCTGCATACGAGGGACGCTAACCCTGACTTCTCTGGTAAACGGAGACACAGGGGTAAGCACAAGAAGCACTCCCTCAAGAGGAAgtatgatgaggaggatgaaggcaGTGATGATTATTAG